A genomic region of Desulfomonilaceae bacterium contains the following coding sequences:
- the selD gene encoding selenide, water dikinase SelD, translating to MSIDEIKLTSLSKTSGUAAKIGPGDLHKALCGLEIPFDSNVLTGIEGSEDAGVYKLSDDLALVQTIDFFTPIVDDPRLFGKAAAANSLSDVYAMGGRPVTAMNVVCFPIRKLGLETLRSILEGGLEILREAGVALVGGHSVEDDEPKYGLSVTGLVHPDKIMTNSGLRPGDKLVLTKALGTGIVATALKGGLASPKSIQTMVDSMCTLNKTASEVAESFGVKACTDVTGFGLAGHLVEMARASKCRVKIRSYDVPVLEGVLEAASMGLVPAGAHSNREHFSSWITVDRTVPLERSDIMFDPQTSGGLLIGIHGAQAKALLAMLASKGVAPVAEIGEVTTDDPEGHLDII from the coding sequence ATGAAATTAAGCTCACATCGCTGTCCAAAACATCCGGTTGAGCGGCTAAAATCGGTCCTGGGGACCTTCATAAGGCTTTGTGCGGGCTGGAGATCCCCTTTGATTCCAATGTGCTGACCGGAATCGAGGGCTCGGAGGATGCCGGTGTGTACAAACTATCCGATGACCTGGCCCTAGTGCAAACCATCGATTTCTTTACACCTATCGTCGATGATCCGCGCTTATTCGGAAAAGCCGCTGCTGCGAATTCGCTGAGCGATGTTTACGCTATGGGCGGTCGTCCTGTTACTGCAATGAATGTGGTCTGTTTTCCCATCCGTAAGCTCGGCCTGGAGACTCTTCGCAGCATTTTGGAAGGTGGATTGGAGATCCTGCGTGAAGCTGGCGTGGCGCTCGTCGGTGGCCACAGCGTGGAGGACGATGAACCTAAATATGGGCTCTCCGTTACAGGACTCGTCCATCCTGACAAAATTATGACTAACTCCGGGCTCAGACCAGGGGACAAGCTTGTTCTAACCAAAGCGCTTGGAACCGGCATTGTCGCAACAGCACTGAAAGGTGGATTAGCTTCCCCCAAATCCATTCAGACCATGGTGGATTCCATGTGTACCCTTAATAAAACGGCTTCCGAGGTCGCGGAGTCCTTTGGAGTTAAGGCGTGTACCGATGTGACTGGATTTGGCCTTGCTGGTCACCTCGTTGAAATGGCAAGAGCGAGTAAATGCAGAGTAAAAATTCGATCATATGACGTCCCAGTTCTTGAAGGGGTTCTGGAAGCGGCGTCTATGGGCCTTGTACCAGCGGGAGCCCATAGCAACAGAGAGCATTTCTCAAGTTGGATTACAGTAGACCGAACAGTGCCGCTTGAAAGATCGGATATCATGTTTGACCCTCAAACTTCGGGTGGGCTGCTAATAGGAATTCATGGGGCCCAGGCAAAAGCGCTCCTGGCAATGCTTGCTTCTAAGGGCGTTGCGCCGGTGGCCGAGATTGGGGAAGTGACTACGGATGACCCGGAAGGACACTTGGACATTATCTAA